A single genomic interval of Mycobacterium sp. DL592 harbors:
- a CDS encoding GGDEF domain-containing protein — MHRDDGVMASLRQWWAQPDQYNWFSEFLASRQLQGFTRTMAGSTAAFFAVVPILMLWSPSGPQGRVGTIGAITMSLLCVTGGIMWLVCWPTQRQSAAFALGGNACVTLGCLIAGSPITGLLACTTFAPLAGYVALFHSSRLLTATLINAGLTTALAAARIAAAGDIALAAGHFVAVAIAVVAVPFAAQVLVHLLTVDALMSHTDPLTGLRNRRGYYRSTVQLIDTAGDSASSCLTVTLVDLDGFKQINDRHGHGFGDAVLIAVADNLRRFSAMNSVVARVGGEEFLIAELAAPSDAAARAERLRQAVASAPGGVTASLGMASMALADIGRGAQQRVIEHLVDEADTAMYEAKRAGGNQTRHRPSPSRLID; from the coding sequence ATGCACAGGGACGACGGCGTGATGGCGTCGCTTCGGCAATGGTGGGCCCAGCCCGATCAGTACAACTGGTTCTCGGAGTTCCTCGCGTCGCGGCAGCTGCAGGGATTCACCCGGACGATGGCTGGCTCGACCGCCGCGTTCTTCGCGGTCGTGCCGATTCTGATGCTGTGGAGCCCGTCAGGGCCACAGGGGCGGGTGGGCACCATCGGAGCGATCACGATGTCGCTGCTGTGCGTGACCGGGGGCATCATGTGGCTCGTGTGCTGGCCGACCCAACGCCAGTCAGCCGCGTTCGCCCTCGGCGGCAATGCGTGTGTGACCCTCGGTTGCCTGATCGCCGGAAGCCCCATCACCGGGCTGCTGGCCTGCACCACATTCGCTCCTCTTGCCGGGTATGTGGCGTTGTTCCACTCCAGCCGGCTGTTGACGGCCACCCTGATCAACGCGGGCCTGACGACGGCGTTGGCGGCTGCCCGGATCGCCGCCGCCGGTGATATCGCCTTGGCAGCAGGGCATTTCGTGGCGGTGGCGATCGCGGTGGTCGCCGTGCCGTTCGCCGCTCAGGTGCTGGTGCACCTACTGACGGTGGATGCGCTGATGTCGCACACCGATCCGCTGACCGGGCTGCGGAACCGGCGCGGCTACTACCGCTCCACGGTCCAGCTGATCGACACCGCAGGCGACTCTGCGTCGTCGTGTCTCACCGTCACCCTTGTCGACCTGGACGGGTTCAAACAGATCAACGACCGGCACGGCCACGGCTTCGGCGACGCGGTGCTGATCGCGGTCGCCGACAATCTGCGGCGCTTCAGCGCCATGAATTCCGTGGTGGCGCGGGTGGGCGGCGAAGAATTCCTGATCGCGGAGCTGGCGGCACCCAGTGACGCCGCGGCTCGCGCCGAACGGCTGCGCCAGGCCGTCGCGTCGGCGCCTGGCGGGGTCACCGCCAGCCTCGGGATGGCCTCGATGGCACTCGCCGATATCGGCCGGGGTGCGCAGCAGCGGGTTATCGAGCATCTGGTGGACGAAGCCGATACGGCGATGTACGAGGCGAAGCGGGCCGGCGGCAACCAGACGCGGCATCGGCCGTCGCCGAGCCGCCTGATCGACTGA
- a CDS encoding DUF1304 domain-containing protein: MTAAALVFAALAALLHVYIFVMESLTWTSPRTRKVFGTTPEEAETTKLLAFNQGFYNLFLAIVTAVGIVAIVLGHNAVGAALVFAGVGSMLAAAVVLLAVSPDKARAAITQGVFPLIAVGLLAIAVL, from the coding sequence ATGACCGCCGCCGCCCTGGTATTCGCCGCGCTCGCCGCGCTGCTGCACGTCTACATCTTCGTCATGGAATCGCTGACCTGGACCTCACCGCGCACCCGAAAGGTGTTCGGCACCACGCCCGAGGAAGCCGAGACGACCAAGCTGCTGGCATTCAACCAGGGCTTCTACAACCTGTTCCTGGCGATCGTGACCGCCGTCGGTATCGTGGCAATCGTGTTGGGCCACAACGCTGTCGGCGCTGCGCTGGTGTTCGCCGGCGTCGGCTCCATGCTGGCCGCGGCGGTCGTACTGCTGGCAGTCTCGCCCGACAAGGCGCGAGCCGCGATCACGCAGGGCGTTTTCCCGCTGATCGCCGTGGGCCTGCTGGCGATCGCGGTGCTGTAG